The Treponema sp. OMZ 790 genome includes the window AGTGTGTCATATAAGACCTCCTTAATTAAGGGGAGAGAGCACCCCGTTCCCTTACGGGCTTTTCAAGTCAGAGCAGGGTTCTCTCTCCCGCGCTGCTTAGGGCTCTGCCCTAAGAACCCGTCGAATTCAAGGCTTCGGGGTATTCTGTATTTTTGGATTGAATTAGTCCCAATCCAGTAGGACATTCCGAAGCACAGTAACGGACGCTCCGTCATTAGTTTAACGGTCAGACCGTTATTATGCTGACGGCTAGTCCGTCATTATGCTGATGTACATTCCGTTATCAGCTTAACGGTCTTCCCGTCATTATGCTGACGATAGGAGCGTACATTTTACTAGACTACCGCTTTTAAGGTTTTACGGTAGTATCCTTTTTTGAGTGTCTTCGATTTTTTGCTGCCGTCGCTCGATAACTTTGTCCGCACTTCCAGCGTAAAGTCGCCTGCGGGGACGCTTGCATCCAAAAGAACGATGATGCGGGCAGGTTTGTTTTCGACTACCGAGGCACAGCGGACGGTTTTGGTGCCCGATACGGCGAATACGCCTTGTTCATCGTCTTTAGGGTCAAATTTTAACCGTCTGCCGATTATTTCCATTACAGAGCCGATTTTGACTTCGTCAGACGAGCCGTTCAGTTTGTCTAAAACGCTTGTGATGTACGGGTCGGTGCTTGCCGTTTCGGTCTTTACGGTTTTTACCTTGCCGACTGCGGTTTTAAGTGCCGTTCCCGCATTGATGTTCAGGTTGACCGTGTGCCGTTTTTTATCAAAAGCGTCGTCTGCTCCGTCAAAAACGCCCGATATGCTCATCGAGGTGTTGATGAGGGGCGTGTTAACGTCCGAGCCATCTTTGATAATGGCACTTACTACCTCTCCATAGACTTGCAGCGTTGCCGCCACATCCGCACGCGTGAGCGTGGTACCTTTTTCCATCATTAGGTCGATAATCTAGTCAAGAGTGTACGAGCGCACATCAGCTGCCTGCGCCATGTAGTCATCAGGCGCAGGTGTGAGTAAGTTTTCTCGTAAAGAGTATTTAAGCATTTCTTTGCCTCCTTATATTTTTTAATTTAACCGCGGAGCACGCCAAGGACGCAAGGTGTTTTAAGAGAGGCTTTGTAAGACATTCTTTTATAATCCTTTGCGAACTTGAGCAAAGCTCAACGCTTTGCGTTCCTTGCGGTGTAATATAAAAAACGCATAAAAGCGTACTACGGCCCTTATGCGGTACTTTATGTGAGTAAATTTGTTTGTGTTTGATTGTAAATTTATCTGAGCACAGGCACCTATCAGCTGTGAAGCTTGCCCTATGCGGTACTTTATGTCAAGAGCTTTTTCAAAACTTTTTGTAATTTTTTGGTGAGAATGTTTGCAACTGCTGTCCGGGCGTTTCCATATCATTGGTGTTTAGTATACATGGTTTTGCTGCATATTGCAAGGCCCATTTCAAACATCTTTCCATCTTAAAAGATATGGGAACCTCTAAAAAACTGAAGCTCTTAGAGGTTCCTTTTTATAACTACCTACTTCTTAAAGCGCTTTACTTTTTTGGTTGTGGTCATTTCAAGCGGCTCAGCAAGATAGGTTGTCTTTGTAATGCGCTGATAGGGTAAAAGCTTCTTATTTACGGTTTCGATAATGGCATCGATTTCTTTTTGAACGGCAACATCGCCTTCACCGGTACCGCGTGTTACATTAAGTTTTTTATAAAGTTCATCCGAAGGATAAACAAGGGCTTCAACTTCCTCGCCTTCTTCTGCCTGATAGCCCGCAGCTGTAATCTGTTCAATCTCATTATAATAAAGCTGGAACATATTTTCTATTTCTTCAGGGAATACGTTTTTTCCTCCGGCAGTAACTATGAGGTTCTTAGCCCGTCCGCATAGGTAGAGGTATCCCTCATCATCCAGCCGGCCGAGGTCTCCTGTCCTAAACCAGCCGTCCGGCGAAAGCACTTCGGCTGTTTCTTCGGGCATGTTGTAGTAGCCCTGCATAACCATCGGCCCCTTTACGGCAACCTCGCCTATTCCATTTTCGTCCGGATCGAGGATTTTCATTTCCATATAAGAAATAAAATACTGCCCGACACTGGCTATCTTAAAGTGTTCTTTCGGATTAAGGGCAATGATAGGAGAAGTCTCGGTTAAACCGTAGCCTTGAATAAAGTCTATACCGAATTCGTTATAAGCTCTAAAAACTTTGGGAGCAAGAGGGCCTCCTCCGCAGATGGCGATACGCACATTTCCCAAACTGGCCTTATCCAAAATTCCGTGAAATAGCTTACTTCCTATATTGGCCTTAAAGACCTTTTTAACAAAGTATGAAAAGCCCATCAAGCCCCTGATTATACCGAAAACTAAAATACCCTTTGCCTTAATTCCCTTAAAGATACCGGCAAGGAGCTTATTGAACAAGAGCGGAACGCCCAAAAGCATCGTAATCTTTCCGGCTTTAAGCTCGGCAAGCATCTTTGATACTGCAAGAGTTTTTCCAAAAACCAATTCGGCACCGACTGAAAGGGCTTCGATAAAAACAGCAAGCATAGTATACGAGTGATGAAGCGGAAGAAGTGCATAAAATACGTCCGTATGGTAGATATTCAAATTGGACTGAGCGATGTAACAGTCCGAAACAAGGTTTTTATGGGTAAGCATAACACCCTTGGGGTTTCCTGTCGTTCCTGAAGTAAAAAGAATGGCAGCCATGTCGTTTTCTTCAGCCTTTGCAAGTTCAGGGGTACCTTTGGGTTTTAAATTATAAGCATAAATTTCGGGATGTTTATTGCTCAAAGAATAAAGAGAACCCATATAGTTCTCAGTCTTAGCTTTTTCTTCAAAAAAGGCAAATTTTTCCTCATCCACAAAAAACATTTTAGGCTTTGCAGTTTTTAATAAGGTTTCCACCTCTTCATTATGAAGACCGTAATCTATAGGGATTGTAACAGCGCCTGCAAAAAGGGTTGCCAAGTATACGGCAGCCCATTCGGGAGAGTTTTTTCCCGAAACTGCAACGTGGGTTCCCTTTGTAACCCCGTTTTCAGTCATCCAATAGGCAAGGTCCTTAATTGCCTTTAAACTTTCTGAATAAGAAAGGGTAATGCGGTCGGGTTCAAATACCGTAAAACAATTTCTGTCAGGATACCTTTCTACGGTAATTTCAAACATTTCGGGGAGGGTCGGCCATTCGCCTTTAAATTTTTTTCCTCTCCACTCGTCCAAAAAAGCCCAAGGCTTTTTATTAAGATTTGCCATAAGATCTTCCTTTTATAAATAAATTTAGCTAAATTCTCTTATAGTTAGACCCGATAAGAGATAAGAGGTTGCAGAATTTATGAAAAAAATATTTATTTTTGTTGTTTTAAGCTTTTTTTTAAACGGATGTATGATCTTTGGAGCCCAACCGCCGGAATCTCCTCGGCTTGATTTTATAAATGCATCGTACAAATACTTGAAGACACCATACAAGTATGCAGGCACAACAAAGGCGGGAATGGACTGTTCAGGTTTTGTGTATCGGGCAGCTCTTGACGGGCTTGAAATGAATATACCGAGGAGCACAAGAGGACTTGCAGATTTTGCCAAACGGATTTCAAACGAAGACATTCAGCCCGGCGATCTTTTGTTTTTCTACACTGTGGGAAATAAATTATCCCATGTAGGAATCTACATAGGCAACGGCGAATTTATTCATGCGGCTTCACAGGGTAAACATACCGGCGTCATAATTTCATCTCTTGACGAAAAATATTGGAAAAACGCCTATCGATTTGCAGGCCGATTTTTAGAAGCCGAAGATATTTTTTAGATATCAAAAATATCCAAGATTATTATCAACTGCATCCCTTTATGAGGCTCAAGATTAATATCGAATTCCTGTATAACCGATTTAGGTTTTGTTTTAAGCTTTTTTATTATTGAAAACTCTTCCTTTGCCAATAGCTTTCCCTTGGGTCTTTTGTAATCCGAAAAATCATAAACAATCTTTGTTATAATCCGTCCTTCAATGACTTTGACTACAACCTTACCGTCTTCATTTGTGATATATTTTTCCTCAGTACCGTCCGAAAAAAATACCGTACATGGAAGATTTTTAAAAGATATCTGAGCCTTGTCCGTCAGCTGTATATAAGCTCCTTGGGGCCGAATTTGTTTTGTCTTACATGCCGAAAAGCAAAGCAACAAAACTGCAAAAAAAACAATTATCTTTTTCATTTTACTCTAAAATTCCTTTTATTCTCATTTGTTCAAATACACTGTCCTCTCCCAAAAAATGAGCAAGACCTGCAAAAACAAAGGTTGTTCCGCCTTTTTCAAGATACTCTTCAAATTTTTCTGCCCAAACAATGTTTCGATCTTTTAAAAGTGCATCTTCGGATATACCTTCACTCATATCTAAAAGAGAACCTATAAAAGATTTTAATTCATCGCTATTATTTTCCAAATAAAGTTTTTTTAACTTGGTCAATAAGTCAATGATTTTATCGGCATTTTGTAAATCATCTATAGTTTTTTTAAGAGCCTTGACTTGTTCTTCAAAACTACCTGAGGATAATAAGTTCAACTGTTCATCAATACTTTCAAGAGCAGCAATCTTTCTTTTTCCGGCACGGTCCATAAGATGCATATCCAGCCCGCTTTGAGAATCCAACCCGGCTTTTGTATAAAGAATTTGATTTAAACTCATTGTAAGAATCCAAGGATCAAATTTTAAAAGAGACATGGCTATAGTGTCTCCAAGTTCCTGCCTGATGATGCTGATCTCGTCTTCCGATAAAAAATTACTCAAATCTTTTTCGGGTTTCAAATTAATACTTTGTATCATCTTAGTTTGAAATTTCTCTTGAACTTCAGCCATCTCGGTCACACCGCCTATTTCACTGACTAAAACATCAGCCTTATCAAAGGCTTCCAGTATCTTATCTTCCAATGGATAAAAATCCTTATCTGCAAAGTGAATTGTTCCCAAAATATAGATAGATGAATCTTCTTTTTTTATTTCCCAAAACATTCTTTCAGGATGTTTTATTAAAACGGCCTTTGTATCTCCTGCTAGTTCCGAATCTTTTGTTTTACAAGAAATTACAAAAGAAAAAATGAACAAAAAAGTCAAAACCGCAGCTAAAATTTTTTTTATCTTCTTCATATGTTCTCCGAATTTAGTTTATTATTTTACGGCAAGAGTATATAAAAAATTTTAAAAAAATGCTATACTTCAAAACGATATGAATGATTTTATTGCTCTATGCGCCGTAGGCGCAGAACCCGTCCTCACAAAGGAATTGAAAATCTTAGGCTTCAAACCTTACAACCGCCTTCCCGGAAGGGTTTTTTTTACATCAACTGAAACAGAACCTCTTTTAGCTTTCTTTAAGGCAAATTATTTTTTAAGTACAGCCGACAGGGTCTTTCTGCTTATAAATACTTCAAAGGCAGAAAACTTTGACGACCTCTTCGATTTAGTTTTTTCAATCGATTGGCATAATTATTTTCCGCGGGATGCCCGAATCATCATCGATAAGGTAAGAACCTATAAATCAAAACTTTCATCGGAACATGCAGTTCAATCTATCGTGCATAAGGCTGTCTGCGACAAGCTATGCAAAAAATGGAATATGCATTCTCTTCCCGAAACGGGAACCCGTTTTATGATACGCATTTATATAGAAAATAACAACGTCTATGTCTGTCTGGACTTATCCGGAGACCCTCTATACAGACGCGGTTACCGCCTAAGCGGGGGAGCTGCCCCAATGAGGGAAACTTTGGCTGCGGTTTTAATCCGGCTCATGCAATGGAAAAGAAAAATTCCCCTCCACGATGCGTTTTGCGGCTCAGGAACCATTCCCATCGAGGCGGCTTGGTATGCCTATAATATTCCGCCCGGAATTGCCCGTCACTTTGCCTTCGAAAACTTCATCTGTTTTGAAAAAGAAAATATGGAAAAAATTTTAACTGAAGAAAAAGGAAAGGCGGCTGCAGCCGTAAGAACCGACTGTCTTGCAAGGATAACCGGCTCGGATATTTCGGAAGAAGCCGTTTCTCTTTCAAAAGCCAATGCCGAAAGGGCCTGTATAATAGCAGGCAGAGAACTTCATGCGGCAGGCATTACCCATCACATAGAACGCCCCGATTTTATCCAATCGGATTTTTCCGAATTGGAAGCCCCATATGAAAGCGGCATCCTTTTGTCAAACCCGCCCTACGGTGAAAGGCTCGGAAGCGAAGAAGAAGCCTTTGAGCTTTATAAAAGAATGGCCGAAATTCCTCAACACTTTCCTGACTGGAAGCTTGGCTTTATCACAAGCAAAAAAGAATTCGAAAAAATATTTTGTAAACAAAATAAGGATAGCGTTTTAAAAAAACACAGTCTCCGCGGCGGCAACATGGAAACCGTTTTGTATATTATGGAATAAAACCTACCCCTAACTTATCAGGCTTAACCGACAAAAAAGGGCCGCCTTCCGGCAGCCCTCATTATAAACGGTTTACGCGACGTAAACTGTTTACGCAACGTAAACGGCGAGTTTTTGTTTTTCGGCAGGCTTTTTAAGCTGCTGCAAAGCCTTCTTTTCGATCTGTCGTATTCTTTCTTTTGTAAGATTAAAGATGAGCCCTACTTCTTTTAAAGAAAGAGGAGCATAACCGTCAAGTCCAAAGCGGTAACGGATAATTTCGGCCTCCCTGTCATCAAGATTTTTAAGAAGTTCGTTTACTTCATCTCGAAGGCTCATATCCATTGCATAGTCTTCAGGCATTTGATGAGTTTCATCCTGCAAAAAATCGTTTATACTGGAGCTTCCGGGTTCATCAAAAACGGGAGCATCAATCGAAATAGGATCTCTGGCCGCATTCATAATGGTATGAACCATAGTGTTATTCATATTTAAGATACCGGCAATTTCGTTCAATTCCTGACTTTCATTTCCGGCAAAGTCGATTTCTTTTTTTGCCTTTTCGATTTGAACAAGCTCATTTGCTCTATTTAAGGGAAGGCGTATCATTCTCGATTTTTCGCAAATAGCCTTTAAGATAGACTGCTTAATCCACCAAACTGCATAAGAGATAAATTTATATCCTTTTGAAACATCAAATCTTTCGGCAGCATTCATCAATCCTATATTGCCTTCACTGATAAGGTCCATGAGGGGAAGCCCCTGATTTTGATATTTTTTTGCAACATTCACAACAAAGCGCAAGTTGGAATTTACCAGCATATTTTTAGCATATTCATCGCCCTTTTCTGCAAGTTTAGCATATTTTATTTCTTCTTCCGCAGTTAAAAGCGGAATCTGATTAATTTCTTTTAAATAAGTAGCCAACGAGTTCATTTCTGCGTCATAATTGTTCTTTGTTCTGTTATACATATTCAACTCCTTGTGTAAAACTGGAAAGCTTTTAGCCTCCCGTATATACAAGCAAAAATCATGCTAAAACAGAAACAAACAAAAAAATATTTTAAAACTAAAAACGATAAACCCAATGAATGGCGTAAGTATATACCCAATATAGAATTAAGAAATTAAATACTTAATGCTTAAAATAATCAAAACCTATTGCCTTTTTGGCTTTTTTTTCTTATATTTTATGGTATTCGGGACAGATGTATTGAAATGACACACCCCGAAATAAAACACAAAAAAAAGTGCCAAAAAGGCACAAATAAAGTTTTTTTGTGTTTTTTTAATTTTTTCAGGAGGTCTTTTGATGAAAGTTAAACCCTTAGGAGACAGAGTTTTAGTAAAGCCGGATGCAGTAGAAACAAAAACGGCGGGCGGAATCATCATTCCCGACACAGCTCAAGAAAAAACCCAAAGAGGTGTAGTTGTAGCTGTCGGAGATGATAAAGAAAAGATCAAGGTTTCCGTCGGACAAAAAGTTATCCACGACAAGTATGCCGGAACTCAAATTCAAATCGACGGCGTAGATCATTTGATTTTAAAAGCAAATGATTTGGTTGCTGTTGTAGAATAAGGTTTAGCGTTTTTATCTTACAGATAAAAGCTTATTAAAAAACGGCGGGACTTTAACAAGACCCGCCGTTTTTTTGTTTTTAGCCGGAAAAGATTTATTTTTTTTCCAGCGGAATTAATGGAAGCCTTTCAAGTTCGGCATCTTCACCATAAACAGATTTTACGGCCTTGGCCGCTGCATCAAAATTATCAACTCGTTTTATATCGGTTATATCATAAAAGGGAATAGAACACTTACAAATAAAGTCACCAATGTAGACATATTTTACACCCTCAGGAACCTCAATTTTGGAATTTAAGGGTATGCTTATACATATAGCTTCTGAACCTGCAAAATGATATCTTAATCTTTCAATATTGATATATCTTTTTCCATAAGCAAAAGGAAATTTTACCATAGCAAGATCAATCAGCTTAGCATCTTCTTCAAAAACAACCGTAAGCGGCATTCTGCGGTTTGAACCGCTTAAAGTTATTTTATCTGTCGTGCTGTGATAATGCCCTATTTCCATCTTTGAAAACACCATATGTGAATAATTTGCAAAAAAATCGGTATCAGGTGACGGCTGCACTTTTAACGAAAAAACGATTACAACCTCATTCTTTGAGGGAGGATTAGGCTTTTTTTTATCGGCAGCAAATATATTGGTATTTATAACCGTTATATTAAAAATAATAATAAGCAATAGTGCAGTATATTTATTTCTTTTCATTTTCAATCTCCTTTATTCTATCATCTATTAAGTTTTCCCATTTTGTCTTTCTAAACTTATTTTTCATTTTACGCAAAACTTCCAATTCATACTTAGTTTGCTCGCCGCGAGGATATGGAGCAAGAGTTGCAGAAGATCCGTTAATTATAAAATCATAAGCTCCTATAAATTGCAGACCTTTTTTATTTGTAGTAAAGGCTATGTTACCTTTTTTGCCCAACCCCGGCGTATAATGTGTAATAACCTTTGTAAACCAGTTATCATAGCGCAATTGTATAAGTTGAAAGCTCAATTCCCTGTCTATAGGCGGAAAGCAAAAAGAACCGCCTCCCATCAATAGGGGGGTGGTATATATTGCATCCTTTGTATGATCCATTTGAACATACATATGCACACCGCTTACATTTAGGTAACCAAAGGCAAGACAGTCCTTATCTGAAGAGGACATCTCTTTTATGCCGACTTTTTTGCCGTTTATGCTGGCTTCTCCCTCTTCAGAGGCCATTCTAAGATTACTGAATAAAATACATGAATTCAGCAACACCGCTAAACCGATGAAACATGTCAAACATGCTCCTTTTTTGATGATTTTCATTTTCATAAATGCTTAATCTCCTAATATTTTGTTAATTATATACGCACAGAAATACTTGCGCGAATTCCCATATTTGTTTCCTTAACTTCTTTTAAATATGACCTAATAATAAAATCAACTCCAAACGATATAGATGAAAAGCTTACAGGTACAATTTCCATACCTCCTCCATATTGGACAAAATAGTCAACAGGAGGGATAAAAATACCGGCCCCTACAAAGGCTTGCGGAGCAATATATACAGAATTATTTATATTAAGGGGTATCTGCAATCTAAATTCGGGAGTTAAACCGAAACAAATCTTAAGAGGCTTTCTAAAAGAAAAACTAGGTAACTGACGAGGTTTATTAATAATTGCCGATATACCAACCTCAGCATATTTAAAATTATGAAAATAACCGAAAGAAAAACCTGACAACCACTCTTTATTTTGTTTTAAACCTATATAGGAAGCATGTATTCTCGTTTTTGTCGGAATTTCTTCTATAAATACGAAAGATGAGTTATTGCTTTGCTTTGCTTTTTTCGGTTTTCCCGAAGGTTTTTCATCAGGAGGGGTATTCAAATTTGAAGCAGTAATTTGCCAAGCAGTCTGATGATTATTCCAAACGGTAAAAAACTTGGATTTTCCGGCCTCATAGTAAAGCACAAATTCATAATTTTTACCGGCATTTTTTAAATCGGCAAATTCGGCTTTCTTTTCAGGAATGTACGAGTTCTCTTCAGGTTTTATGGAATTATATATTTCGTAAGCAATAGCTGTTCTAATTCCATTTATCGGATTGCCAAGAAACGAAGCCGATAAAATTTCGGATCTAAACAACCGCGGAGCCTTCCTTAAAGCTGTCAGATAAGCATCCAAACCTTCATTTACGGCGTAGTCTTCGGAAATACATATCGTAATTTTTCGAAGCCGTTTTAAAATCTCTTCATTTTTTTCATCTTCCTTGTCAATTTTAAAGTTTTTACATACTTCCGCAAATTCATCTAAGGCAATTTTTAAATTATTTTCGGATTTTTCCTTTCCTCCAAAAACTCGTGAATCGATAAAATTCTTAATCGAGACGGCAGGAATTGCAAAATTAGTGGATTGCCTAAAAACAGCCTTGACCGAATTTATTCCTATAACATCATAGCCTTCAGGAGAATTCTGAGATTTTATCAAAAGCGGGCCTCCTGAATTTCCTGAATCTATAGGAGCCGAATGTTGAATAAAAAAAGATTTTTTAGGATCTACAATATTGCTAAGTCTTGTTTTTGAATTGGTAACTGTTCCTTTTCCAAGCTGCCAAAGGGGTTTTCCTCCAAGCCCCGGATAACCGGCTGACCAAACATCGACCCCATCGGAAGGAAGTTTAGTTGCTAAATTTAAAAAAGATTTAACTCTTTTATCGTTGACCTCTGCTATTGCAATGTCCAATTCTTCATCTATAGCTACTACAGGGCAATTTTCAATTTTAACTTTCTCGCCTTCAATATTTTCAAGTTCCAGAGAAAGAGAAGAAGCATAAGCCGCAACGTGATAATTTGTTAATACGTAAGTTTTTTTATTATGCCCGCGAATAAAAAATCCTGATCCGAAAACTCCTTCTTTGGCATTTTCAAAAAGCTCAGCTATGTCGATATATCCGGCTTTTGAAATTTTGCCGGCAGCGGCATCCATAAATTGTAAAGTTTTTTCTTCATAATTGGGCCGCACAATACATACTGCATCCCTTATATCTGCAAAAATAGTTAAACCAAATAAAAAAAAGGCGATACATATAATTTTATTTTTCATGTGTCCTCCAATATAAAATAGGCTATAAGATAACACATATAGCCTAT containing:
- a CDS encoding co-chaperone GroES, with amino-acid sequence MKVKPLGDRVLVKPDAVETKTAGGIIIPDTAQEKTQRGVVVAVGDDKEKIKVSVGQKVIHDKYAGTQIQIDGVDHLILKANDLVAVVE
- a CDS encoding C40 family peptidase; this encodes MKKIFIFVVLSFFLNGCMIFGAQPPESPRLDFINASYKYLKTPYKYAGTTKAGMDCSGFVYRAALDGLEMNIPRSTRGLADFAKRISNEDIQPGDLLFFYTVGNKLSHVGIYIGNGEFIHAASQGKHTGVIISSLDEKYWKNAYRFAGRFLEAEDIF
- a CDS encoding class I SAM-dependent RNA methyltransferase → MNDFIALCAVGAEPVLTKELKILGFKPYNRLPGRVFFTSTETEPLLAFFKANYFLSTADRVFLLINTSKAENFDDLFDLVFSIDWHNYFPRDARIIIDKVRTYKSKLSSEHAVQSIVHKAVCDKLCKKWNMHSLPETGTRFMIRIYIENNNVYVCLDLSGDPLYRRGYRLSGGAAPMRETLAAVLIRLMQWKRKIPLHDAFCGSGTIPIEAAWYAYNIPPGIARHFAFENFICFEKENMEKILTEEKGKAAAAVRTDCLARITGSDISEEAVSLSKANAERACIIAGRELHAAGITHHIERPDFIQSDFSELEAPYESGILLSNPPYGERLGSEEEAFELYKRMAEIPQHFPDWKLGFITSKKEFEKIFCKQNKDSVLKKHSLRGGNMETVLYIME
- a CDS encoding long-chain fatty acid--CoA ligase, which gives rise to MANLNKKPWAFLDEWRGKKFKGEWPTLPEMFEITVERYPDRNCFTVFEPDRITLSYSESLKAIKDLAYWMTENGVTKGTHVAVSGKNSPEWAAVYLATLFAGAVTIPIDYGLHNEEVETLLKTAKPKMFFVDEEKFAFFEEKAKTENYMGSLYSLSNKHPEIYAYNLKPKGTPELAKAEENDMAAILFTSGTTGNPKGVMLTHKNLVSDCYIAQSNLNIYHTDVFYALLPLHHSYTMLAVFIEALSVGAELVFGKTLAVSKMLAELKAGKITMLLGVPLLFNKLLAGIFKGIKAKGILVFGIIRGLMGFSYFVKKVFKANIGSKLFHGILDKASLGNVRIAICGGGPLAPKVFRAYNEFGIDFIQGYGLTETSPIIALNPKEHFKIASVGQYFISYMEMKILDPDENGIGEVAVKGPMVMQGYYNMPEETAEVLSPDGWFRTGDLGRLDDEGYLYLCGRAKNLIVTAGGKNVFPEEIENMFQLYYNEIEQITAAGYQAEEGEEVEALVYPSDELYKKLNVTRGTGEGDVAVQKEIDAIIETVNKKLLPYQRITKTTYLAEPLEMTTTKKVKRFKK
- a CDS encoding S1C family serine protease, encoding MKNKIICIAFFLFGLTIFADIRDAVCIVRPNYEEKTLQFMDAAAGKISKAGYIDIAELFENAKEGVFGSGFFIRGHNKKTYVLTNYHVAAYASSLSLELENIEGEKVKIENCPVVAIDEELDIAIAEVNDKRVKSFLNLATKLPSDGVDVWSAGYPGLGGKPLWQLGKGTVTNSKTRLSNIVDPKKSFFIQHSAPIDSGNSGGPLLIKSQNSPEGYDVIGINSVKAVFRQSTNFAIPAVSIKNFIDSRVFGGKEKSENNLKIALDEFAEVCKNFKIDKEDEKNEEILKRLRKITICISEDYAVNEGLDAYLTALRKAPRLFRSEILSASFLGNPINGIRTAIAYEIYNSIKPEENSYIPEKKAEFADLKNAGKNYEFVLYYEAGKSKFFTVWNNHQTAWQITASNLNTPPDEKPSGKPKKAKQSNNSSFVFIEEIPTKTRIHASYIGLKQNKEWLSGFSFGYFHNFKYAEVGISAIINKPRQLPSFSFRKPLKICFGLTPEFRLQIPLNINNSVYIAPQAFVGAGIFIPPVDYFVQYGGGMEIVPVSFSSISFGVDFIIRSYLKEVKETNMGIRASISVRI
- a CDS encoding RNA polymerase sigma factor RpoD/SigA, with the translated sequence MYNRTKNNYDAEMNSLATYLKEINQIPLLTAEEEIKYAKLAEKGDEYAKNMLVNSNLRFVVNVAKKYQNQGLPLMDLISEGNIGLMNAAERFDVSKGYKFISYAVWWIKQSILKAICEKSRMIRLPLNRANELVQIEKAKKEIDFAGNESQELNEIAGILNMNNTMVHTIMNAARDPISIDAPVFDEPGSSSINDFLQDETHQMPEDYAMDMSLRDEVNELLKNLDDREAEIIRYRFGLDGYAPLSLKEVGLIFNLTKERIRQIEKKALQQLKKPAEKQKLAVYVA
- a CDS encoding TraB/GumN family protein, which codes for MKKIKKILAAVLTFLFIFSFVISCKTKDSELAGDTKAVLIKHPERMFWEIKKEDSSIYILGTIHFADKDFYPLEDKILEAFDKADVLVSEIGGVTEMAEVQEKFQTKMIQSINLKPEKDLSNFLSEDEISIIRQELGDTIAMSLLKFDPWILTMSLNQILYTKAGLDSQSGLDMHLMDRAGKRKIAALESIDEQLNLLSSGSFEEQVKALKKTIDDLQNADKIIDLLTKLKKLYLENNSDELKSFIGSLLDMSEGISEDALLKDRNIVWAEKFEEYLEKGGTTFVFAGLAHFLGEDSVFEQMRIKGILE